The Chaetodon trifascialis isolate fChaTrf1 chromosome 17, fChaTrf1.hap1, whole genome shotgun sequence genome has a segment encoding these proteins:
- the cdc42se1 gene encoding CDC42 small effector protein 1, with protein MPQDYPQAAVPLPACRAAAESGTQPLDRRSIGMSDFWHKMGCCVVAKPPPKKKRRKIDRSMIGEPTNFIHLTHIGSGEMAEGLQPSGSVQEQMRSKGPNMNGRNSLL; from the exons ATGCCCCAGGACTACCCGCAGGCTGCAGTTCCTCTCCCGGCCTGTagggcagcagcagagagcggcACCCAGCCGCTGGACAGGCGAAGCATCGGCATGAGTGACTTCTGGCACAAGATGGGCTGCTGCGTGGTGGCCAAACCGCCGCCG aagaagaagaggaggaagattgATCGCAGTATGATCGGAGAGCCGACAAACTTCATCCACCTCACACACATCGGCTCCGGAGAGATGGCAGAGGGACTGCAGCCG tcgGGATCGGTTCAGGAACAGATGAGGTCAAAAGGTCCCAACATGAACGGCAGGAACAGCCTGTTATAg
- the mindy1 gene encoding ubiquitin carboxyl-terminal hydrolase MINDY-1 has product MAESSLEAAAADLLIERSKEERPVPAASKELIVTTATEGPGPTPGTDAEVPSRNGAADSPLPARVLEEEATPTPPESSSLSSENGTVTAITTEEESLSVLLRHIKTEGGQDQGGETGLDPDLDESSSVATAGGSDDQRESTDSASFSIPSLELSDGVTATGNSLDVEDGLSSSYSALGVEGGSPSTEVPSLKDDETLEAAGGAVAAAAPPAASTAAAAASEAGPSMPAYYLVKWITWKEKKTPIITQSENGPCPLLAIMNTLFLRWKAKLPAQTEVVTTEDLMAHLGECVLSVTPREKADGMELNFQQNMSDAMAVLPKLSTGLDVNVRFTGVTDFEYTPECIVFDLLDIPLYHGWLVDPQSPEMVASVGKLSYNQLVEKIIDYKHSADSSRVSEGLVAEQFLESTATQLSYHGLCELNTTAKEGEISVFFRNNHFSTMIKHKGHLYLLVTDQGFLQEERLVWESLHNVEGDGNFCDSDFRLCHPPQRAPPTAVLPPSAQEQQRQIDQDYLVAVSLQQQQGGAPGPLSDLELARQLQQEEYQQQQQQQQQQQATLQAAQQVRGQGSQQGGARRRDKDSDCVVL; this is encoded by the exons ATGGCGGAGTCCAGCTTGGAGGCGGCAGCAGCAGATCTGCTGATCGAACGCAGCAAAGAGGAACGGCCCGTTCCCGCAGCAAGCAAAGAGCTCATCGTAACCACGGCGACGGAGGGGCCGGGCCCCACGCCGGGGACGGACGCCGAGGTCCCGAGCAGAAACGGCGCTGCAGACAGTCCTCTTCCCGCCAGAgtcctggaggaggaggccacGCCCACGCCGCCGGAGTCCTCGTCGCTGTCGTCTGAAAACGGGACGGTTACTGCCatcaccacagaagaagaatctCTGTCCGTCCTGCTGAGACACATCAAGACAGAAGGGGGACAGGACcaaggaggagagacag GTCTGGACCCGGACCTGGACGAGAGCTCCTCTGTGGCGACGGCGGGCGGCTCAGACGACCAGCGGGAGTCCACGGACTCGGCGTCCTTCTCCATCCCCAGCCTGGAGCTGTCGGACGGGGTCACGGCGACGGGAAACTCCCTGGACGTGGAGGACGGCCTGTCCTCGTCCTACTCTGCTCTGGGTGTGGAGGGCGGCTCCCCGTCCACTGAGGTCCCCAGCCTGAAGGACGACGAGACGCTGGAAGCTGCCG GGggcgctgtggctgcagctgctcctcctgctgcctccacaGCCGCTGCTGCCGCCTCGGAGGCCGGGCCGTCCATGCCGGCGTATTACCTGGTGAAATGGATCACctggaaggagaagaagacCCCAATCATCACTCAGAGCGAGAACGGAccctgccccctgctggccatcaTGAACACTCTGTTCCTCCGCTGGAAG gctAAGCTTCCCGCTCAGACTGAAGTGGTCACCACTGAGGACCTGATGGCTCACCTGG GGGAGTGTGTGTTGTCGGTCACACCCAGAGAGAAGGCTGATGGAATGGAGCTCAACTTCcaacag aacatGAGTGATGCCATGGCAGTGCTCCCTAAACTGTCCACAGGTCTGGATGTTAATGTGCGCTTCACTGGAGTGACGGACTTCGAATACACACCAGAGTGTATCGTGTTTGACCTGCTGGACATCCCGCTGTACCACGGCTGGCTGGTCGACccgcag agtccAGAGATGGTGGCTTCTGTTGGGAAACTGAGTTACAACCAGCTGGTGGAGAAAATCATCGACTACAAACACTCTGCTGACAGCAGCCGAGTCAGTGAAG gtctgGTGGCAGAACAGTTCCTGGAGTCGACGGCGACTCAGCTGTCGTATCACGGTCTGTGTGAACTGAACACGACGGCCAAAGAGGGAGAGATCTCTGTGTTCTTCAGGAACAACCACTTCAGTACCATGATCAAACACAAG GGTCACCTGTACCTGCTGGTGACAGATCAGGGCTTCCTGCAGGAGGAGCGTTTGGTCTGGGAGTCTCTTCATAACGTCGAGGGAGACGGAAACTTCTGCGACTCGGACTTCAGACTGTGTCACCCTCCGCAGAGAGCTCCGCCCACCGCCGTCCTGCCGCCCAGCGcccaggagcagcagagacagatcgACCAG GACTACCTGGTGGCGgtgtccctgcagcagcagcagggcggGGCCCCGGGGCCCCTCAGCGACCTCGAGCTGGCCCGACAACTCCAACAGGAAGAATaccagcaacaacagcagcagcagcaacagcaacaggcAACGCTGCAGGCAGCACAGCAG gtcaggggtcaggggtcacagCAGGGCGGAGCCAGGAGAAGAGACAAGGACTCAGACTGTGTTGTCCTATAg
- the LOC139346062 gene encoding BCL2/adenovirus E1B 19 kDa protein-interacting protein 2-like, translating into QEEEQEEEQGEEQLRTHLTDEDTENVISTATTDTTTTTASTADTTTTAAACSSLTATKTAVTTSGDQAEGEEQTGGRVSRDSVTMATTGADTAGEEATEEETSPGDEAAGDRGQEDFKPGNLKCTRLCHLQTSGLDDDPHGATGQVHLNASRAALRSGLSSWRLPVFLLSGAAEDEELLTPTGDRPAPPSSLALSRPTKKKVLVAPALSLSLDRSESMVSEDFPSAFLSPSPEDDDDMGLDLDLDAIETPSDSESLPFPIYDLDLEDDLQRLGVASRRHRGFGSSSRSRSDSQTGAGPGTDQSGLGALEREDMIDSQGTRWRCFSTGEPPQESRVNMSVLKPFLRVLSHGGYYGDGMNDIIVFSSCYLPQNSLENYQYVMDNLFRFVVGTLDLMVAENYVIVYLCAGGQKDKLPGISWLRECYTTIDRRLRKNLKGFYVVHPTWYIKALVTIIKPFISSKFSRKLQFVDSLQDLSHIIPTEHVQIPDCVTQYDQSLSR; encoded by the exons caagaggaagagcaagaggaagaacAAGGGGAAGAGCAGCTCAG GACACATCTGACAGATGAAGACACTGAGAACGTCATCAGCACCGCTACAActgatactactactactactgccaGCACTGCTGATACTACAACTACCGCAGCTGCCTGTAGTAGTTTAACTGCCACCAAGACTGCTGTTACAACATCTGGTGATCAAGCAG aggGGGAGGAGCAAACGGGTGGACGAGTCAGCAGAGACTCcgttaccatggcaacaacaggTGCTGACACAGCAG GTGAGGAGGCGACTGAGGAGGAAACCTCTCCTGGAGACGaggcag CAGGTGACAGAGGGCAGGAGGACTTCAAGCCAGGTAATCTGAAATGTACACGactgtgtcatctgcaaacatcAGGACTTGATGATGATCCACATGGTGCCACAGGACAGGTCCACCTGAACGCCTCCAGAGCAGCACTTAGATCTGGTTTATCCAGCTGGAG acttcctgtcttcctgttgtcaggagctgctgaggacgaGGAACTGTTGACACCAACCGGAGACCGACCAG ctcctcccAGCAGTCTGGCCTTGTCACGACCAACGAAGAAAAAGGTCTTGGTGGCTCCAgctctcagtctgtctttaG ATCGCAGTGAGTCGATGGTTTCAGAGGACTTCCCCTCggccttcctctctccctcacctgaggatgatgatgacatggGACTAGACCTCGACCTGGATGCCATTGAAACGCCCTCCGACAGTGAATCATTGCCCTTCCCCATCTATGACCTGGACCTGGAAg ATGACCTGCAGCGTCTCGGTGTGGCGTCCCGGCGTCACAGAGGGTTTGGCTCCAGTTCCAGGTCCAGGTCTGATTCTCAGACTGGTGCTGGGCCAGGAACAGACCAGAGTGGACTGGGAGCTCTAGAGCGGGAGGACATGATTGACAGTCAGGGCACCAGGTGGCGCTGCTTCTCCACAGGTGAACCGCCACAGGAGAGCCGGGTCAACATGAGCGTCCTGAAGCCATTTCTCAGGGTGCTGTCACACGGAG GTTACTATGGAGACGGTATGAATGACATCATCGTCTTTTCTTCCTGCTACTTGCCCCAGAACAGTCTAGAAAATTACCAGTATGTGATGGACAATCTGTTCag gtttgtTGTGGGAACTTTGGATCTGATGGTTGCTGAAAACTATGTGATCGTGTATCTTTGTGCTGGAGGTCAGAAGGACAAACTTCCAGGAATCAGCTGGCTCAGAGAGTGTTACACCACCATCGACAGGAG gttgaGGAAGAACCTGAAGGGTTTCTACGTGGTTCATCCCACCTGGTACATCAAAGCCCTCGTCACCATCATCAAACCCTTCATCAG ctctaagttcagcaggaagctgcagtTTGTCGACAGCCTCCAGGATCTTTCTCACATCATCCCCACTGAGCATGTGCAGATCCCAGACTGCGTCACACA GTATGACCAGAGCCTGTCCAGGTGA